In Pseudomonas sp. MM213, a genomic segment contains:
- a CDS encoding alpha/beta fold hydrolase gives MRARFLSTAAFLAALFFGLPSFAASRCDVNVPTERVDLAQVSLAYQSIGRASDPALLLVMGLGGQLIHWPDEVVVALCQQGFRVIRYDNRDVGLSTWRQSPADANLTFEVLRYKLGLPVSAPYSLTDMADDALGLMDALHVEQFHVLGASMGGMIAQHMAAMAPQRVESLTLIMTSSGAEGLPAPNAALVQLLSRRGAPNREVALEQQADLLAALGSPSVSDDRQALLHQAAQSYDRAFNPEGVKRQIMAILAEPSRVALLNQLRVPTLVVHGTADPLLPVMHGVHLAAHIRGSQLKLIPGLAHRFQEAFKAPLLAAVLPYLQAHREDTSHWAQIDPVVEHNLL, from the coding sequence ATGCGTGCACGATTTTTATCAACGGCGGCCTTCCTGGCTGCGTTGTTCTTTGGCCTTCCGTCCTTTGCGGCGTCTCGATGCGATGTCAATGTTCCGACCGAACGGGTCGATCTGGCGCAGGTGAGCCTGGCGTACCAGAGCATCGGCCGTGCCTCCGATCCGGCCTTGCTGCTGGTGATGGGCCTGGGCGGGCAGTTGATTCACTGGCCGGACGAGGTGGTGGTTGCGCTGTGTCAGCAGGGTTTTCGGGTCATCCGGTATGACAATCGCGATGTCGGCCTGTCCACCTGGCGGCAATCGCCTGCCGACGCCAACCTGACCTTCGAAGTGCTGCGCTACAAACTCGGCTTGCCGGTATCGGCGCCGTACTCCCTGACCGACATGGCCGACGATGCGCTGGGCTTGATGGATGCCTTGCACGTCGAGCAATTCCACGTGCTGGGCGCGAGCATGGGCGGGATGATCGCCCAGCACATGGCGGCCATGGCGCCGCAGCGGGTCGAGAGCCTGACGCTGATCATGACCAGTTCCGGTGCCGAAGGCTTGCCGGCGCCGAACGCGGCGCTGGTGCAACTGCTTTCGCGGCGTGGCGCGCCGAATCGTGAAGTGGCGCTTGAGCAGCAAGCTGATTTGTTGGCGGCACTGGGTAGCCCGTCGGTGAGTGATGATCGGCAAGCGCTGCTGCATCAGGCGGCGCAGTCCTATGACCGTGCGTTTAACCCCGAGGGCGTGAAGCGCCAGATCATGGCGATCCTCGCCGAGCCGAGCCGGGTGGCACTGCTCAATCAACTGCGGGTGCCGACGCTGGTGGTTCATGGCACTGCCGATCCGCTGTTGCCGGTAATGCATGGCGTGCACCTGGCGGCGCATATTCGTGGCAGCCAGTTGAAGTTGATTCCGGGGCTGGCCCATCGTTTTCAGGAGGCCTTCAAAGCGCCATTGCTCGCGGCGGTGCTGCCCTATTTGCAAGCTCACCGCGAGGACACTTCGCATTGGGCGCAGATCGATCCGGTGGTCGAACACAACCTCCTGTAA
- the metE gene encoding 5-methyltetrahydropteroyltriglutamate--homocysteine S-methyltransferase — MALAHTLGFPRIGADRELKKALESYWKGDLDQDALKSVGRQLRATHWQLQKDAGIDLLPVGDFAWYDQVLTHSLTFGVIPERFDSAKNARGLPTLDTLFAMARGATTTCCGGEHSKAQYAQELTKWFDTNYHYLVPEFSADQQFKLSWEQLFDEVDEAKALGHNVKPVIIGPLTYLWLGKAKGNDFDKLDLLERLLPIYGEILGRLAAQGVEWVQIDEPILTLDLPQEWKNAFERAYHILQYSPLKKLVATYFSGLQDNLGLAVGLPVQGLHIDAVRAPDQLLHVLDRLPTYKILSVGLVNGRNVWRCELEPVLAQLQLAQERFGDNLWVSSSCSLLHSPVDLEREDKLDPELKSWLAFAVQKCGEIAVLRDALNDPQSPKVQTALAQSRAIQASRAESPRIHKAEVQARINAISAADSQRQSPFAQRIEQQRARLKLPAFPTTTIGSFPQTGSIRLARQAYKQGKLSANDYTDAMHHEIRHAVQVQERLGLDVLVHGEAERNDMVEYFAEQLDGYLFTRFGWVQSYGSRCVKPAVIYGDLSRPKAMTVDWISYAQSQTDKVMKGMLTGPVTMLMWSFPREDVSRKVQAQQLALALRDEVVDLENAGIKIVQIDEAAFREGLPLRRAQWQEYLDWAVEAFRLSASGVRDETQIHTHMCYSEFNDVIKAIADMDADVITIETSRSDMELLEAFEAFDYPNDIGPGVYDIHSPRVPDTAEMVKLMSKAVKRIPAERLWVNPDCGLKTRAWPETEAALVNMVAAARQLRSQLA; from the coding sequence ATGGCTCTGGCCCACACACTTGGTTTTCCACGCATCGGCGCTGACCGCGAACTGAAAAAAGCCCTCGAATCCTACTGGAAGGGCGATCTCGATCAGGACGCGCTGAAAAGCGTCGGCCGCCAATTGCGTGCCACCCACTGGCAATTACAGAAAGACGCCGGCATCGACCTGTTGCCGGTCGGCGACTTCGCCTGGTACGACCAGGTCCTGACGCATTCCCTGACCTTCGGTGTGATCCCGGAGCGTTTCGACAGCGCCAAGAATGCCAGGGGCCTGCCGACGCTCGACACGTTGTTCGCCATGGCCCGTGGCGCCACCACCACTTGCTGCGGTGGCGAACACAGCAAAGCGCAATACGCCCAGGAACTGACCAAGTGGTTCGACACCAACTACCACTACCTGGTCCCGGAATTCAGCGCTGACCAGCAGTTCAAGCTGAGCTGGGAACAGCTGTTCGACGAAGTCGACGAAGCCAAGGCCCTTGGCCACAACGTCAAACCGGTGATCATCGGCCCGCTGACTTACCTGTGGCTGGGCAAGGCCAAAGGCAACGACTTCGACAAGCTCGACCTGCTGGAGCGCCTGCTGCCGATCTACGGTGAAATCCTCGGCCGCCTCGCCGCACAAGGCGTGGAGTGGGTGCAGATCGACGAACCGATCCTGACCCTCGACCTGCCGCAAGAATGGAAAAATGCCTTCGAACGCGCCTACCACATCCTCCAGTATTCGCCGCTGAAAAAGCTGGTGGCGACCTACTTCAGCGGCCTGCAAGACAACCTCGGCCTGGCCGTCGGCTTGCCTGTACAAGGTTTGCACATCGATGCGGTGCGCGCCCCCGACCAACTGCTGCACGTGCTCGATCGTCTGCCGACCTACAAGATTCTCTCGGTGGGCCTGGTCAATGGCCGCAACGTCTGGCGCTGCGAACTGGAACCGGTGCTCGCACAACTGCAATTGGCCCAGGAACGTTTCGGCGACAACCTGTGGGTCAGCAGTTCCTGCTCGCTGCTGCACAGCCCGGTAGACCTGGAACGCGAAGACAAACTCGATCCGGAACTGAAAAGCTGGCTGGCGTTTGCGGTGCAGAAGTGTGGCGAAATCGCCGTGCTGCGCGACGCGCTCAACGATCCGCAATCGCCCAAAGTGCAAACCGCGCTGGCGCAAAGCCGGGCGATTCAGGCCAGCCGTGCCGAGTCGCCGCGTATTCACAAAGCTGAAGTGCAGGCGCGCATCAATGCCATCAGTGCAGCGGACAGCCAACGCCAATCGCCGTTCGCCCAACGCATCGAGCAACAACGTGCGCGCTTGAAACTGCCGGCGTTCCCGACCACCACCATCGGCTCGTTCCCGCAGACCGGTTCGATCCGTCTGGCGCGACAGGCCTACAAGCAAGGCAAGCTTTCTGCCAACGACTACACCGACGCCATGCACCACGAAATTCGCCACGCCGTGCAAGTCCAGGAACGTCTGGGGCTGGATGTGCTGGTACACGGTGAAGCCGAACGCAACGACATGGTCGAATACTTCGCCGAGCAACTGGACGGCTACCTGTTCACCCGTTTCGGCTGGGTCCAGAGCTACGGCTCGCGCTGCGTCAAACCGGCAGTCATCTATGGCGACCTGAGCCGTCCGAAAGCCATGACGGTCGACTGGATCAGCTACGCGCAGAGCCAGACCGACAAAGTCATGAAAGGCATGCTCACCGGTCCTGTGACCATGCTGATGTGGTCGTTCCCGCGTGAAGACGTTTCGCGCAAAGTCCAGGCGCAGCAGTTGGCGTTGGCCCTGCGTGACGAAGTGGTCGACCTGGAAAACGCCGGCATCAAGATCGTGCAGATCGACGAAGCCGCGTTCCGCGAAGGCTTGCCACTGCGTCGGGCGCAATGGCAGGAATACCTCGATTGGGCGGTGGAAGCGTTCCGCTTGAGCGCCTCCGGCGTGCGCGATGAAACCCAGATCCATACGCACATGTGCTACAGCGAATTCAATGACGTGATCAAGGCGATTGCCGACATGGATGCCGATGTGATCACCATCGAAACCTCGCGTTCGGACATGGAATTGCTGGAAGCCTTCGAAGCGTTCGACTACCCGAATGACATCGGTCCGGGCGTCTACGACATTCACTCGCCACGGGTGCCGGACACGGCCGAGATGGTCAAGTTGATGAGCAAGGCCGTGAAGCGCATTCCGGCAGAGCGGTTGTGGGTGAACCCGGATTGCGGTTTGAAGACCCGGGCATGGCCGGAAACTGAAGCGGCATTGGTGAACATGGTGGCGGCGGCGCGGCAACTGCGCAGTCAGCTGGCCTGA
- the metR gene encoding transcriptional regulator MetR, with protein MLEIRHLKTLHALREADSLVDAADRLHLTQSALSHQFKELEERMGMPLFVRKTKPVRFTSAGLRLLQLADATLPLLRGAERDIARLAGGTAGRLHMAIECHSCFQWLMPTIDQFRDAWPEVELDLASGFSFAPLPALARGDLDLVVTSDPLELAGITYVPLFTYEAMLAVANQHRLANKAYIVPEDLLTETLITYPVERDRLDIFTRFLEPADIEPAQVRTSELTVMMMQLVASGRGVCGMPHWALHEYSSRGYVKAKRLGEKGLFATLYAAVRADMLDAPYMRDFLLTAKDTSFSTLDGVSAVR; from the coding sequence GTGCTTGAAATCCGTCACTTGAAGACCCTGCACGCCTTGCGCGAAGCCGATAGCCTGGTCGATGCCGCCGACCGCCTGCACCTGACGCAGTCGGCGCTGTCCCACCAGTTCAAGGAGCTGGAAGAGCGCATGGGCATGCCGCTGTTCGTGCGCAAGACCAAACCGGTGCGCTTCACCAGTGCCGGTTTGCGCCTGCTGCAACTGGCCGACGCCACCCTGCCGCTGCTGCGCGGCGCCGAGCGTGATATCGCGCGGCTGGCCGGTGGCACCGCCGGGCGCTTGCACATGGCGATCGAGTGCCACAGTTGCTTTCAGTGGCTGATGCCGACCATCGACCAGTTCCGCGATGCCTGGCCGGAAGTCGAGCTGGACCTGGCCTCGGGCTTCTCTTTCGCACCGCTGCCGGCGTTGGCCCGTGGTGATCTGGATCTGGTGGTGACCTCCGATCCGCTGGAACTGGCCGGGATCACCTATGTGCCGTTGTTCACTTATGAAGCCATGCTCGCGGTCGCCAATCAGCACCGTTTGGCGAACAAGGCATACATCGTTCCGGAGGATTTGCTCACGGAAACCCTGATCACTTACCCGGTGGAACGTGACCGGCTGGACATCTTCACCCGCTTCCTGGAACCGGCCGACATCGAACCGGCCCAGGTCCGCACCTCGGAACTGACGGTGATGATGATGCAGTTGGTCGCCAGCGGTCGTGGCGTGTGCGGCATGCCGCACTGGGCGCTGCATGAATACAGTTCACGGGGTTACGTGAAGGCCAAGCGGCTGGGCGAGAAGGGATTGTTTGCGACGTTGTACGCGGCGGTTCGTGCGGACATGCTGGATGCGCCGTATATGCGCGACTTCCTGCTGACGGCAAAAGACACGTCGTTCTCGACACTCGATGGTGTCAGCGCCGTCCGCTAA
- a CDS encoding GNAT family N-acetyltransferase — MWIERLDASHALDYRALMLEAYDLHPQAFTSTVRERATMPLSWWESRLTSKLDVVFGAFEEGKLAGIVGLAFDPREKARHKATLFGMYVSSQVRQRGLGYQLVQAALTEAQTHPGLRLIQLTVTAGNDAAFNLYQRCGFIQFGLEPLAVRVGEDYFDKIHMWREI; from the coding sequence ATGTGGATTGAACGGCTTGATGCCAGCCATGCCCTGGACTATCGGGCGTTGATGCTCGAAGCCTACGACCTGCATCCCCAGGCGTTTACCTCCACCGTGCGCGAGCGCGCCACGATGCCGCTGAGCTGGTGGGAATCGCGCCTGACCAGCAAGCTCGATGTGGTGTTCGGGGCGTTTGAGGAGGGGAAGTTGGCGGGCATCGTCGGCCTCGCTTTCGATCCTCGGGAAAAGGCCCGGCACAAGGCGACGCTGTTTGGCATGTACGTGTCCAGTCAGGTCCGCCAGCGCGGGCTTGGTTATCAACTGGTGCAGGCGGCGTTGACCGAAGCGCAAACCCACCCGGGCTTGAGGCTGATTCAACTGACCGTTACCGCCGGCAATGACGCGGCGTTCAACCTGTACCAGCGTTGCGGCTTCATCCAGTTCGGCCTCGAACCGCTGGCGGTGCGGGTGGGCGAGGACTACTTCGACAAGATTCATATGTGGCGCGAGATCTGA
- a CDS encoding LysE family translocator — translation MIPLQDLLIFAAAALLMVLTPGPNMIYLISRSICQGRKAGVTSLLGVVAGFFVHLFAAAAGLTAVFLAVPMAYEVLKWAGALYLVWLAWQAVKPGARSPFEAQQLPPDSSRKLITMGFLTSALNPKIAVFYLSVFPQFITPEHGSVFNQSIILGLTQISVSFSVNLLIAVFAAGIASWFVNNPTWLAVQRYFMGFVLAALAVRLMLEQRRTA, via the coding sequence ATGATCCCGCTTCAAGACTTGCTGATCTTCGCCGCTGCCGCGTTGCTGATGGTACTGACGCCGGGACCGAACATGATCTACCTGATCTCTCGTTCGATCTGCCAGGGGCGCAAGGCCGGAGTCACTTCGTTGCTCGGTGTGGTGGCGGGCTTTTTTGTGCACCTGTTCGCTGCGGCAGCGGGATTGACGGCGGTGTTCCTCGCGGTGCCGATGGCTTATGAAGTGTTGAAGTGGGCCGGCGCGCTGTACCTGGTGTGGCTGGCCTGGCAGGCGGTCAAACCGGGCGCGCGTTCGCCGTTCGAGGCACAGCAGTTGCCGCCGGACTCCTCGCGCAAACTGATCACCATGGGCTTTTTGACCAGCGCCCTGAACCCGAAAATCGCGGTGTTTTACCTCTCGGTGTTTCCGCAATTCATCACCCCTGAGCACGGTTCGGTGTTCAACCAAAGCATCATCCTCGGCCTGACGCAGATCAGCGTCAGTTTCAGCGTCAACCTGCTGATCGCGGTGTTCGCCGCCGGCATCGCGTCGTGGTTCGTCAACAACCCGACCTGGCTGGCGGTGCAGCGTTACTTCATGGGGTTTGTGTTGGCGGCGCTGGCCGTGCGGCTGATGCTTGAGCAACGACGGACGGCGTGA
- a CDS encoding NUDIX hydrolase has product MTLASATSPRIIHIAAALLIGPDGRTLLVRKRGTEAFMQPGGKIEAHEQPVHALVRELEEELGLAIDPAHATYLGQFSAPAANEPGFVVQAELFQLTIDEDVSPAAEIEEVRWIDPATDGDVTLAPLTRDLILPFYRASLSAIA; this is encoded by the coding sequence ATGACGCTTGCATCCGCCACTTCCCCCCGCATCATCCACATCGCCGCCGCCCTGTTGATCGGCCCCGACGGTCGCACGCTGCTGGTGCGCAAACGTGGCACTGAAGCTTTCATGCAGCCGGGCGGCAAGATCGAGGCCCATGAACAACCGGTTCACGCCCTGGTGCGTGAACTGGAAGAAGAGTTGGGATTGGCCATCGATCCGGCGCACGCCACTTATCTGGGGCAGTTCTCGGCACCGGCCGCCAATGAGCCAGGTTTTGTCGTACAGGCCGAACTCTTTCAGCTGACTATCGATGAAGACGTATCGCCTGCGGCGGAAATCGAAGAGGTGCGCTGGATCGACCCCGCCACCGACGGCGATGTGACGCTGGCGCCATTGACACGCGACCTGATCCTGCCGTTTTATCGAGCCTCGCTGAGCGCAATCGCCTGA
- a CDS encoding HD domain-containing phosphohydrolase, giving the protein MEEQLPTRSTYKPKVLLVDDEESILNSLRRLLRGQPYDVLLATSGAQALEIMAQQPIDLVMSDARMPNMDGATLLALIHQHYPDTVRIMLTGYADPSAIIKAINDGQIHRYISKPWHDEEMLLVLRQSLAYQHSERERLRLVQETWDQNQELKLLNITLDKRVASRTAELQQTADMLDLAYEELKHSYVTGTEMFSLLANLRMPPAKQTNRQIIELVRVYCKLHGLDEGTSRDLTMAAALYNIGKLSWTDNMMTAPADLLHHNDRERYRNYPKQSESLLMTLDPMKDAARLILHHQERWDGSGFPDRLRGEAIPIGSRLLKLAVDFIELQRGLILERQMNSDEALVYIRSYAGKLYDPEMVEDFIKVCAAYLSDVSLADPMVKVMTTRELAAGMVLARNLNADNGMLLLNAGKVLNGPLVEKLIAFEAMEGAKYSIFVKVPEEVNGAILEMEQVPQAQH; this is encoded by the coding sequence ATGGAAGAGCAACTCCCCACGAGGTCCACCTATAAACCCAAAGTGCTGCTGGTCGACGATGAGGAGTCCATCCTCAATAGCCTGCGTCGACTGTTGCGCGGCCAGCCCTACGACGTGTTGCTGGCCACCAGCGGCGCCCAGGCCCTGGAAATCATGGCGCAGCAGCCCATCGACCTGGTGATGAGTGACGCGCGCATGCCCAACATGGACGGCGCCACGCTGCTGGCCCTCATCCATCAGCATTACCCCGATACCGTGCGCATCATGTTGACCGGTTATGCCGATCCGTCAGCCATTATCAAAGCCATCAATGACGGGCAGATTCACCGTTACATCAGCAAGCCCTGGCACGATGAGGAAATGCTGCTGGTCCTGCGACAATCACTCGCGTATCAGCATTCCGAGCGTGAACGGTTGCGTCTGGTCCAGGAAACGTGGGATCAGAATCAGGAATTGAAGCTGCTCAACATCACCCTGGACAAACGCGTCGCCTCCCGCACCGCTGAGCTGCAGCAGACCGCCGACATGCTCGACCTGGCCTACGAAGAGCTCAAGCACAGCTACGTTACCGGCACCGAAATGTTCTCGCTGCTGGCCAACCTGCGCATGCCGCCGGCCAAACAGACCAACCGGCAGATCATCGAGCTGGTGCGGGTGTACTGCAAACTTCATGGCCTGGACGAAGGCACCAGCCGCGACCTGACCATGGCGGCGGCGCTCTACAACATCGGCAAGCTGAGCTGGACCGACAACATGATGACCGCCCCCGCGGACCTGTTGCATCACAATGATCGCGAGCGTTATCGCAATTATCCGAAGCAGAGCGAATCCCTGTTGATGACGCTCGACCCGATGAAGGACGCTGCCCGTCTGATTCTTCACCATCAGGAGCGTTGGGACGGCAGCGGTTTTCCCGACCGGCTCAGGGGCGAGGCGATACCGATCGGTTCCCGGCTGTTGAAACTGGCAGTGGATTTCATCGAGTTGCAGCGCGGGTTGATCCTGGAACGGCAGATGAACAGCGATGAGGCGCTGGTGTATATCCGCAGCTATGCCGGAAAACTCTACGACCCCGAGATGGTGGAGGATTTCATCAAGGTGTGTGCCGCGTACCTGAGCGATGTGTCCCTGGCCGATCCGATGGTCAAGGTCATGACCACCCGGGAATTGGCAGCGGGGATGGTCCTGGCGCGCAACCTCAACGCCGACAACGGCATGCTGTTGCTCAACGCCGGCAAGGTGCTGAACGGACCGCTGGTGGAAAAGCTGATCGCCTTCGAGGCCATGGAGGGCGCGAAATACAGCATTTTCGTGAAGGTGCCGGAAGAAGTGAACGGCGCGATTCTCGAGATGGAACAGGTTCCCCAGGCTCAGCACTGA
- a CDS encoding putative bifunctional diguanylate cyclase/phosphodiesterase, translating to MAMNTLLSRTNRRILIVDDTASIHEDFIKILSPPSFDDDSLTSAENALFGTTAAITLQSFILDSAFQGLEALDKVETALANDLPYAMAFIDMRMPPGWDGLETIERLWQVDPKLQVALCTAYSDYSWEDIDERLELGDRLLILKKPFDAIEIRQMASALTAKWQMTEDAALKMSLLEQAVEERTRELSDANIIVQNSPTILYRLRGEPSFPLMYISHNITKYGHVAAKLVASANWARELIHPDDQAKVDTAMARVLDRHAAGASIEFRMRTGEGAWRWVENRYIPVRDDEGRLLEVEGIIIDITERKLAEEKIFLLARTDGLTGLVNRATLIERLHQAFAAARRGATPFAIFYLDLDHFKRINDTLGHPVGDLLLQEVARRIKACVRENDIVARLGGDEFAILQLDVSDPTHSASLATKVRDALVLPYSLAGNDVRVSVSIGISSYSPACTSADGLLTQADMALYRSKEKGRNQYHFHSEEINQEMVERMTIASELREAIEHDELELRYWPEVDLSSGKILGMEAQVTWNHPGRGLLEASAFLPAAEKTGTIIALGHWVLDRACRQMRQWRDEGVAPPVIAIKLSLAQLKSGPELIYDVLRTTARWELCAWDLRFDVTEATLAQTKWTHNDVLPRLRELGVKIAIDDFGTEYSSFDYLKTYQVNHLKLAQPFIDTAARDPASANTLRAIINFAREVGIGIIAEGVETQEQRSSLMATGSPMNAQGYFFSKAVSSQQAAELLKAGSIVPIRDNPHRSTEDKG from the coding sequence ATGGCGATGAATACGCTGTTGTCGCGGACCAATCGTCGGATTCTTATCGTCGACGACACCGCTTCAATCCACGAGGACTTCATCAAGATCCTCAGCCCGCCTTCGTTTGACGACGACAGCCTGACCAGCGCTGAAAATGCCCTGTTCGGCACCACGGCGGCCATCACGTTGCAGAGCTTCATCCTAGATTCGGCGTTTCAGGGCCTTGAAGCACTGGACAAGGTCGAGACGGCCCTGGCCAACGACCTGCCTTATGCGATGGCCTTCATCGACATGCGCATGCCGCCGGGCTGGGACGGCCTGGAAACCATCGAACGGCTGTGGCAGGTCGATCCGAAGCTGCAAGTGGCGCTGTGCACGGCCTACTCCGACTATTCCTGGGAAGACATCGACGAGCGCCTGGAACTCGGCGACCGCCTGCTGATTCTCAAGAAACCGTTCGATGCCATCGAAATTCGCCAAATGGCCAGCGCGCTGACCGCCAAGTGGCAAATGACCGAAGACGCGGCGCTGAAGATGTCGCTGCTCGAACAAGCGGTCGAGGAGCGTACCCGGGAACTGTCCGATGCCAACATCATCGTGCAGAACAGCCCGACCATTCTCTATCGGTTGCGGGGCGAACCGTCGTTTCCACTGATGTACATCTCGCACAACATCACCAAATACGGGCATGTCGCGGCGAAACTGGTGGCCTCGGCCAACTGGGCCCGGGAGCTGATTCATCCTGACGATCAAGCGAAGGTCGACACGGCGATGGCGCGGGTGCTGGACCGCCATGCCGCCGGTGCGTCCATCGAGTTTCGGATGCGCACTGGCGAAGGGGCCTGGCGTTGGGTGGAAAACCGCTACATCCCGGTGCGCGACGATGAAGGCAGGCTGCTGGAAGTCGAAGGCATCATCATCGACATCACCGAGCGCAAGCTGGCCGAGGAGAAAATCTTCCTGCTGGCGCGCACCGACGGGCTGACCGGGCTGGTCAACCGCGCGACGCTGATCGAACGGCTGCACCAGGCCTTCGCCGCTGCGCGTCGTGGCGCGACCCCGTTTGCCATCTTTTATCTGGACCTGGATCACTTCAAACGCATCAACGATACCCTCGGGCACCCGGTGGGCGATCTGTTGCTGCAAGAAGTCGCCCGGCGGATCAAGGCGTGTGTACGTGAGAACGATATCGTCGCCCGCCTTGGCGGCGACGAGTTCGCGATCCTGCAACTGGACGTCAGCGACCCGACCCACTCCGCGTCCCTGGCCACCAAGGTCCGCGACGCGCTGGTGCTCCCCTACTCCCTGGCCGGCAACGATGTCCGGGTGTCGGTCAGCATCGGCATCAGCAGCTACAGCCCGGCCTGCACCAGCGCCGACGGCCTGCTGACCCAGGCCGACATGGCGCTCTATCGCTCCAAGGAAAAGGGCCGAAACCAGTACCACTTCCACTCCGAAGAGATCAACCAGGAGATGGTCGAGCGCATGACCATCGCCAGCGAATTGAGAGAGGCCATCGAGCACGATGAACTCGAACTGCGTTACTGGCCGGAAGTGGACCTGAGCAGCGGCAAGATCCTCGGGATGGAAGCGCAGGTCACCTGGAATCACCCCGGGCGCGGCTTGCTGGAAGCCTCCGCGTTCCTGCCCGCCGCCGAAAAGACCGGCACCATCATCGCCCTCGGTCACTGGGTACTCGATCGCGCCTGCCGGCAAATGCGCCAGTGGCGGGATGAAGGTGTCGCGCCACCGGTGATTGCGATCAAGCTGTCCCTGGCCCAGCTCAAGAGCGGCCCGGAACTGATTTATGACGTGCTGCGCACCACCGCGCGCTGGGAGCTCTGCGCCTGGGACCTGCGCTTCGACGTCACCGAGGCGACGCTGGCCCAGACCAAATGGACCCACAACGATGTGCTGCCGCGCCTGCGGGAGCTGGGGGTGAAAATTGCCATCGACGACTTCGGCACCGAGTATTCGTCGTTCGATTACCTCAAGACCTATCAGGTCAATCACCTGAAGCTCGCTCAACCTTTCATCGATACCGCCGCCCGCGACCCGGCCAGTGCCAACACCTTGCGCGCCATTATCAATTTCGCCCGGGAGGTAGGGATCGGAATCATCGCCGAAGGTGTCGAAACCCAGGAACAGCGCAGTTCATTGATGGCCACCGGGTCGCCGATGAACGCCCAGGGTTACTTCTTCAGCAAAGCGGTCAGCAGCCAGCAGGCCGCCGAGCTGCTGAAAGCCGGAAGCATCGTGCCGATCCGGGACAACCCGCACCGGTCCACGGAGGACAAAGGATGA